A stretch of the Candidatus Zixiibacteriota bacterium genome encodes the following:
- a CDS encoding phage holin family protein, whose amino-acid sequence MGNTLLRLLITSIAVLLVAKLMPGIEVSSGWALIFTAILLGVFNAILRPIMIILTLPATLLTFGLFIFIINGAILYLIAYFVDGFEISGLFAAVIASILISIVSGIVNWLAKGQSRDKQYKY is encoded by the coding sequence ATGGGAAACACTTTACTAAGACTATTAATTACCTCAATAGCGGTGCTGTTAGTGGCCAAACTAATGCCGGGTATTGAGGTAAGCAGCGGCTGGGCGCTGATTTTTACTGCCATACTATTAGGCGTATTCAACGCTATCCTGCGCCCGATTATGATAATATTAACCTTGCCGGCGACATTGCTAACATTTGGCTTGTTTATATTCATCATAAACGGCGCTATACTATATTTAATCGCATATTTCGTTGATGGCTTTGAAATATCGGGCTTATTCGCTGCAGTCATCGCCTCGATTTTAATATCGATAGTATCCGGTATTGTAAATTGGCTGGCAAAAGGGCAGTCGCGGGATAAACAGTATAAATACTAA